In one window of Nocardia brasiliensis DNA:
- a CDS encoding winged helix-turn-helix transcriptional regulator, which yields MLSVMAAVMEGPLADLSAWQATDCSIAKAMDLIGTRSAVLILREAYYGTTRFDGFAQRVGITDAAAAAQLRKLTTAGLLAKRPYQEQGKRTRHEYVLTDMGRDLLPAVLALMQWGDTYLQPGPAPLLLVEEATGAPVRVQVRSESGHEIALEELGVRLNDDYMAAKRRKRAPKS from the coding sequence ATGCTGTCGGTCATGGCAGCAGTGATGGAGGGCCCGTTGGCCGATCTGAGTGCGTGGCAGGCGACGGACTGCTCGATCGCCAAGGCGATGGACCTGATCGGTACCCGCTCGGCCGTGCTGATCCTGCGCGAGGCCTACTACGGCACCACCCGGTTCGACGGGTTCGCCCAGCGCGTCGGCATCACCGACGCGGCCGCGGCCGCGCAGCTGCGCAAGCTCACCACGGCGGGCCTGCTCGCCAAGCGGCCCTACCAGGAGCAGGGCAAACGCACCCGGCACGAATACGTGCTGACCGACATGGGCCGCGACCTGCTCCCTGCCGTGCTGGCCCTGATGCAGTGGGGCGACACCTACCTGCAACCGGGCCCGGCGCCGCTACTGCTCGTCGAGGAGGCCACCGGCGCGCCGGTGCGGGTGCAGGTCCGCAGCGAGTCGGGGCACGAGATCGCACTCGAAGAGCTGGGGGTGCGGTTGAACGATGACTACATGGCTGCGAAGCGGCGCAAGCGAGCGCCGAAATCCTGA